One Brassica oleracea var. oleracea cultivar TO1000 chromosome C7, BOL, whole genome shotgun sequence genomic window carries:
- the LOC106302623 gene encoding uncharacterized protein LOC106302623: MQALRDDIEGMKARFTAMEEDITLVKRASVNAEAVGGTSIGKIEFPKPNRFNGVRDAKEVENFLWQMEIYFDNLNLVAENAKVRAATSYLSDTAMLWWRRKHSEIEQGTCRIETWDDFKKELKRQFYPENVVYEARKKLRELRQRGSIRDYVKEFTTLMLQIPNMTAEDLVFYFTDGLQSWAKQELQRRGVKTVDEAIAVAESLTDFRTSGASESSKKKEQGVAKGGGARRDTARPSSSRSFDKGARREDFEAKKKSFVPKGGCFVCKGPHAMKDCPKMGSLSAIMESRDTETPGEEPGKMGSLQLLNALKANPGVKPTSKGLMYVEARINDKPTRVLVDTGATHNFMTTDEAVRLGVKWSKKDGWMKTVNARAQPVDGIARGVRMRLGSWSGPVNFSVVPMDDFKVVLGMDFMRQVSAVPMPALSSVCIFEKGSPCMIPALEENTDVMRQLSAMQLTKGVKRGEPTFLAMIKVEDESNNMEDIPQIIKTVLEENKDVMPAKLPEKLPPRRAVDHQIELEPGAKPPSMAPYRMAPSELEELRKQLDELLSTGKLRPSKAPYGALVLFQKKHDGSLRMCVDYRALNKVTIKNRYPIPLIADLFDRLGGAKVYTKMDLQKGYYQVRIAEGDEPKTACITRYGSFEWLVMPFGLTNAPATFCTLMNQILQPYLDRFVVAYLDDIVIYSNSMEEHVEHLQTVFRVLRENELFVKREKCSFATEEVQFLGHVIGHGKLKMDEPKVKAIMEWEAPTKVTELRSFLGLVNYYRRFIEGYSRKVAPLTDLLKKGKTWDWSEPCQEAFEGLKTAVSQEPVLALPDFSLPFELHTDASDFAIGEVLMQNGHPIAFESRKLNETERRYTVQEKEMTAIVPCMRVWRHYLLGAHFSVKTDNVATSYFQTQKKLSPKQARWQDFLAEFDYTLEYKPRKVNMVADALSRKEPDLRLISTKMDPSHMVSDTAPNEPSHHGGIDLARS, translated from the exons ATGCAGGCTTTGCGTGACGACATCGAGGGGATGAAGGCACGCTTTACTGCAATGGAGGAAGACATCACGCTGGTCAAGAGGGCTAGTGTGAATGCTGAAGCCGTTGGCGGAACCAGTATTGGTAAGATTGAATTTCCAAAACCAAACCGGTTCAACGGTGTACGGGATGCCAAGGAGGTCGAGAATTTCCTTTGGCAGATGGAGATATACTTTGACAATCTCAACCTGGTGGCTGAGAATGCAAAGGTTAGGGCCGCTACGTCTTACCTGTCGGACACAGCCATGCTATGGTGGCGAAGGAAACATTCCGAGATCGAGCAAGGAACATGCCGGATTGAAACTTGGGATGATTTCAAGAAAGAGTTGAAGCGACAGTTCTACCCAGAGAACGTTGTATACGAGGCCCGTAAGAAGTTGAGGGAACTTCGACAGCGTGGCTCGATCCGGGACTATGTGAAGGAGTTCACAACGCTCATGCTTCAGATTCCGAACATGACCGCGGAGGATCTTGTGTTCTACTTCACCGATGGACTGCAATCTTGGGCCAAGCAAGAGTTGCAGCGTCGGGGAGTTAAGACGGTGGACGAAGCCATCGCGGTGGCCGAGTCTCTGACTGACTTCCGTACCTCTGGGGCGTCCGAGTCCTCAAAGAAGAAGGAACAAGGCGTGGCTAAAGGTGGGGGAGCGAGACGGGATACTGCCCGACCATCCAGCTCAAGGAGTTTTGACAAGGGTGCTCGTCGGGAAGACTTCGAGGCAAAGAAAAAGTCCTTTGTTCCGAAGGGAGGATGCTTTGTGTGCAAGGGGCCACATGCAATGAAGGACTGCCCGAAGATGGGGTCTTTATCGGCTATTATGGAGAGTCGTGACACCGAGACTCCAGGAGAAGAACCAGGAAAGATGGGGTCGTTGCAACTTCTCAACGCCCTGAAGGCTAACCCGGGAGTGAAGCCAACGAGCAAGGGGCTCATGTACGTGGAAGCTCGGATTAACGATAAGCCAACCCGAGTGTTGGTGGACACGGGTGCCACTCACAACTTCATGACAACAGACGAAGCTGTGAGACTTGGTGTCAAGTGGTCCAAGAAAGATGGTTGGATGAAGACGGTGAACGCAAGGGCTCAACCCGTCGATGGTATAGCTCGAGGGGTCAGGATGAGGCTTGGAAGCTGGAGCGGTCCGGTGAACTTCTCAGTCGTTCCCATGGACGATTTCAAGGTAGTCTTGGGTATGGATTTCATGAGACAAGTCTCAGCCGTACCCATGCCTGCGTTGAGCTCGGTATGCATTTTCGAGAAGGGATCACCGTGCATGATTCCGGCCTTGGAAGAAAACACCGACGTAATGAGGCAGCTATCGGCGATGCAACTCACCAAGGGGGTGAAGAGGGGTGAACCCACGTTTTTGGCAATGATAAAGGTGGAGGATGAGTCCAATAACATGGAGGATATCCCTCAAATCATCAAAACGGTCCTTGAGGAGAACAAGGACGTTATGCCGGCGAAGCTGCCCGAGAAGTTACCACCAAGGAGGGCGGTGGACCACCAGATCGAGTTGGAGCCTGGAGCCAAACCACCATCTATGGCGCCTTATAGAATGGCTCCATCCGAACTGGAGGAGTTACGGAAACAACTCGATGAGTTATTATCGACGGGGAAGCTGAGACCGTCGAAGGCACCTTATGGGGCCCTAGTCTTGTTCCAAAAGAAGCATGATGGCTCATTGAGGATGTGCGTGGACTACCGGGCCCTTAATAAGGTAACGATCAAGAACCGTTATCCCATTCCGCTGATTGCTGACCTATTCGATAGACTTGGTGGGGCGAAAGTCTATACAAAGATGGACTTGCAGAAGGGTTACTACCAAGTCCGGATAGCGGAAGGGGACGAACCGAAGACTGCATGCATAACGCGGTATGGGTCGTTCGAGTGGCTGGTAATGCCATTCGGTCTTACGAACGCCCCCGCCACATTTTGCACCCTGATGAACCAGATCCTACAGCCCTACTTGGATCGGTTCGTGGTGGCATACTTGGACGATATCGTTATCTACAGCAACTCGATGGAGGAGCATGTGGAGCACTTGCAGACCGTATTTCGGGTTCTCCGCGAGAACGAGTTGTTTGTGAAGCGAGAGAAGTGTTCTTTCGCCACAGAAGAAGTTCAGTTCCTTGGCCATGTTATCGGCCATGGAAAGCTGAAAATGGATGAACCGAAGGTCAAAGCAATTATGGAGTGGGAGGCCCCAACCAAGGTAACGGAGTTGCGATCTTTCCTTGGTCTGGTCAACTACTATCGTCGGTTCATCGAGGGGTATTCAAGAAAGGTGGCACCACTGACGGACCTTCTCAAGAAAGGGAAAACATGGGACTGGTCCGAACCGTGCCAAGAAGCCTTCGAGGGACTAAAGACCGCGGTAAGCCAAGAACCTGTCCTGGCCTTACCCGACTTCAGTCTCCCTTTCGAGTTACACACGGATGCCTCCGACTTTGCCATCGGGGAAGTGCTGATGCAAAATGGACATCCAATTGCCTTCGAAAGCCGCAAGCTCAATGAGACTGAACGGCGGTACACGGTTCAAGAGAAAGAGATGACTGCGATAGTCCCTTGTATGCGAGTTTGGAGACACTATCTTCTTGGAGCACATTTCTCGGTCAAGACGGACAACGTGGCGACAAGTTATTTCCAGACCCAGAAGAAGTTGTCCCCAAAACAAGCAAGATGGCAAGACTTCCTGGCTGAGTTCGATTACACTTTGGAGTACAAGCCAAGAAAGGTGAATATGGTGGCCGATGCACTAAGTCGGAAG GAACCTGATCTAAGGCTTATAAGCACGAAAATGGATCCATCTCATATGGTGTCCGATACCGCACCAAACGAGCCATCACACCACGGTGGCATTGATCTTGCTAGATCATAA